The Blastomonas fulva genome contains a region encoding:
- the gatC gene encoding Asp-tRNA(Asn)/Glu-tRNA(Gln) amidotransferase subunit GatC, which produces MSVDSKTVKKIASLARIAMTDAEVEAMVPEFNGILGWVEQLGEVDVTGVEPMTAVIPNTLRLREDIVTDGDIRDKVLANAPAAEHGFFGVPKVIE; this is translated from the coding sequence ATGTCAGTAGATAGCAAAACCGTGAAGAAAATCGCCAGCCTGGCCCGGATCGCGATGACCGATGCCGAAGTCGAGGCGATGGTCCCCGAATTCAACGGCATATTGGGCTGGGTCGAGCAACTGGGCGAGGTCGACGTCACCGGCGTCGAACCGATGACCGCTGTCATCCCCAACACCTTGCGCCTGCGCGAAGACATCGTCACCGATGGCGATATCCGCGACAAGGTGCTGGCCAATGCGCCCGCTGCCGAACACGGCTTTTTCGGCGTCCCCAAGGTGATCGAATAA
- a CDS encoding DUF3089 domain-containing protein, with amino-acid sequence MARKFLYLIATIIFLLVAAFAVYRLFPQQIFAAAFVPSAEFVKPEAIQTSAYADKAMWFSRPEITGNDNPSLWTPEGFEPTTAPKVAVFYVHPTSYLKRELWNAPLGDKESQDRARIFLRSQASVFNGIGQIWAPRYRQAAIGAFLTNKPEAQMAFDAAYSDVLAAFDEFLLEIPDDMPIIIAGHSQGALHLTTLMRQRVVTRPLADRIVAAYVIGWPISLTTDLLALGLPVCADPDQANCLLSWQSFGEPAEPDLLLSVYDVSIGFDGTLRGATPMVCVNPITGVNGDEATADRNIGTLVPNDDLTDGVITPALVPARCDDRGLLLLGGEPKMGNYVLPGNNYHVYDYPLFWANIRADAERRVAAFLAR; translated from the coding sequence TTGGCCCGCAAGTTCCTGTATCTGATTGCGACGATCATCTTCCTGCTGGTCGCAGCTTTCGCGGTTTACCGGCTGTTTCCCCAGCAGATTTTTGCCGCAGCCTTCGTGCCTTCCGCCGAGTTCGTGAAGCCCGAGGCAATCCAGACCAGCGCTTATGCCGACAAGGCGATGTGGTTCTCCCGCCCGGAAATCACCGGCAACGACAACCCCTCATTGTGGACGCCGGAAGGCTTTGAGCCCACCACTGCGCCCAAGGTCGCGGTGTTCTATGTCCATCCGACGTCGTACCTGAAGCGCGAATTGTGGAACGCGCCTTTGGGCGACAAGGAGTCGCAGGACCGCGCGCGCATCTTCCTGCGCAGCCAGGCCAGCGTGTTCAACGGCATAGGCCAGATCTGGGCACCGCGCTATCGCCAGGCGGCGATCGGTGCCTTCCTCACCAACAAGCCAGAGGCGCAGATGGCGTTCGATGCCGCCTATTCGGACGTGCTTGCGGCGTTCGACGAGTTTCTGCTCGAAATCCCTGACGACATGCCGATCATCATCGCCGGGCACAGCCAGGGCGCCTTGCACCTGACCACGCTGATGCGCCAGCGCGTGGTCACCCGGCCGCTCGCCGACCGCATCGTGGCTGCCTATGTGATCGGCTGGCCCATCTCGCTGACCACCGATCTGCTGGCGCTCGGCCTGCCGGTTTGCGCCGACCCCGATCAGGCCAACTGCCTGCTGTCGTGGCAGAGCTTCGGCGAACCCGCCGAACCCGATCTGCTGCTGTCGGTCTATGATGTCAGCATCGGCTTTGACGGTACCCTGCGCGGCGCGACGCCGATGGTGTGCGTCAACCCGATCACCGGCGTCAACGGCGACGAGGCGACGGCAGACAGGAACATCGGCACGCTGGTTCCCAATGACGACCTGACCGATGGCGTCATCACCCCCGCTTTGGTGCCCGCACGCTGCGACGATCGCGGCCTGCTGCTGCTCGGCGGCGAACCCAAGATGGGCAACTACGTGCTGCCCGGCAACAACTACCATGTCTATGACTATCCCCTGTTCTGGGCGAACATCCGCGCAGACGCCGAACGGAGGGTGGCAGCATTTCTGGCCCGCTGA
- the ruvX gene encoding Holliday junction resolvase RuvX, with protein sequence MITTKPAEFREALPEGGRLIGLDVGSKTIGTAFCDAGWSFATAAKTIKRSKFGKDKAQIEQLVVDQNITGLVIGLPLNMDSTDSPQTQSVRAFARNIAVLGLPILLQDERWSTQAVERALIDADVSRAKRAERVDSAAAAFILQGAIDALVG encoded by the coding sequence CTGATCACGACCAAGCCCGCAGAGTTTCGCGAGGCATTGCCCGAGGGCGGACGGCTGATCGGGCTGGACGTCGGCAGCAAGACCATCGGCACCGCGTTCTGCGATGCCGGCTGGAGCTTCGCCACCGCCGCCAAGACGATCAAGCGTTCCAAGTTCGGCAAGGACAAGGCGCAGATCGAGCAGTTGGTGGTTGATCAGAACATCACCGGGCTGGTCATCGGCCTGCCACTCAACATGGACAGCACCGACAGCCCGCAAACCCAAAGCGTGCGTGCCTTTGCGCGCAACATCGCAGTGCTGGGGCTGCCGATCCTGCTGCAGGACGAGCGCTGGTCCACTCAGGCTGTGGAGCGCGCGCTGATCGACGCCGACGTCAGCCGCGCCAAGCGCGCCGAGCGCGTCGATTCGGCCGCAGCGGCGTTCATCCTGCAGGGTGCGATCGACGCGCTGGTGGGCTGA
- a CDS encoding ETC complex I subunit — protein sequence MAARIYQRPKNAMQSGRALTDLWVLEFEPAEAKKPDPLTGWAGSGDTRQQLSLRFPDLEAARAYADKYGIIARIEQTPPRRLKIQAYADNFR from the coding sequence ATGGCCGCACGAATCTATCAGCGCCCCAAGAACGCGATGCAGTCGGGTCGCGCGCTCACCGATCTGTGGGTTCTCGAGTTCGAACCTGCCGAAGCGAAGAAGCCCGATCCGCTGACCGGCTGGGCAGGCTCGGGCGATACGCGCCAGCAGCTCTCGCTGCGCTTCCCCGATCTGGAGGCTGCCAGGGCCTATGCCGACAAATATGGCATCATCGCGCGGATCGAGCAGACACCTCCACGCCGCCTGAAGATTCAGGCCTATGCCGATAATTTCCGGTGA
- the hrpB gene encoding ATP-dependent helicase HrpB: MAELPIHAVLPDLLAALATSPNAVLVAPPGAGKTTTVAPALLDQSWCTGQILLLSPRRLAARAAAERMAEFAGESVGQTIGYATRMDSKTSAATRVLVLTEGIFVNRIQADPELAGVSAVLFDEVHERSLDSDFGLALALEAQAAFRPDLRLLAMSATLDGARFSALMGDAPVLNSEGRSHPLALRHLGRRGEQRLEDAMAQAIRIALREEAGDVLAFLPGVGEIARTQERLANLGDAIVVLPLHGTLTPPEQRAAIRRDPQGRRKVILATSIAETSLTIDGVRIVVDSGMARRARYDPLAATTRLVTERASLAAATQRAGRAARQGPGVAYRLWEEAATGGLPRFDPPEILDSDLAPLVLQCAAWGESDPLRLNWLDPPPAPLLAEARRRLQALDAVDATGAITLNGRAIAALPLPPHLAHMLLCGARAGCAILAAEIALLLQERGLGGQGEDLDARLARWRSDRGERASKSRKLAQRWAQLAERQIANPNSSDLPSAILLALALPDRVAKRRDAGGEVWASAGGRSFRLDTASSLITAQWLAIGEVQGKAADARILSAMALDPADVETHLAARIERVSRCSFALAERRAEARLERRLGAIRLASGPDPSPSPDALCAALIGGVREHGLDLLGWGDKALALRQRARFAGIAVLEDAALLDSLDDWLAPLLAGHRSLGAASPGHLHNALQNLLGWDGAQTVDRIAPPEFTSPAGTRHAIDYSATAGPTVELRVQALYGLDVHPVVGRDHIPLVLSLTSPAGRPIQTTRDLPGFWRGSWRDVAKDMRGRYPRHHWPDAPWEAQASLATKKRQGI, translated from the coding sequence ATGGCTGAGCTCCCGATCCACGCAGTCCTCCCCGATCTGCTGGCTGCGCTCGCCACCTCACCGAATGCCGTGCTCGTCGCCCCGCCGGGTGCGGGCAAAACCACGACCGTTGCGCCTGCGCTGCTCGATCAGAGCTGGTGCACCGGGCAGATCCTGCTGCTTTCCCCGCGCCGCCTTGCCGCGCGCGCGGCTGCCGAGCGGATGGCGGAGTTTGCTGGCGAGAGCGTCGGCCAGACCATCGGATATGCCACCCGCATGGACAGCAAGACCAGCGCGGCTACCCGCGTGCTGGTGCTGACCGAGGGGATTTTCGTCAACCGTATACAGGCCGATCCCGAGCTTGCAGGCGTCTCAGCGGTGCTGTTCGACGAGGTCCACGAACGCAGCCTCGATAGCGATTTCGGGCTGGCGCTGGCGCTCGAGGCGCAAGCGGCGTTCCGGCCCGACCTGCGCCTGCTCGCAATGTCGGCGACGCTCGATGGCGCGCGCTTTTCTGCGCTGATGGGGGATGCGCCGGTGCTGAACAGCGAGGGGCGCTCGCATCCGCTGGCGCTGCGCCATCTCGGACGGCGCGGCGAACAACGGCTTGAGGACGCGATGGCGCAGGCGATCCGCATCGCATTGCGCGAGGAAGCGGGCGATGTGCTCGCCTTCCTCCCCGGTGTCGGGGAAATTGCCCGCACGCAGGAGCGGCTGGCGAACCTGGGGGATGCGATCGTGGTGCTGCCGCTTCACGGCACGCTGACCCCGCCCGAACAGCGCGCCGCGATCCGGCGCGATCCGCAAGGCCGCCGCAAGGTGATTCTCGCCACCAGCATCGCCGAGACCAGCCTGACCATCGATGGCGTGCGCATCGTGGTCGACAGCGGCATGGCGCGGCGCGCGCGCTATGATCCGCTCGCCGCGACCACCCGGCTGGTGACCGAGCGCGCCAGCCTGGCTGCCGCCACCCAGCGCGCAGGCCGCGCGGCGCGGCAGGGGCCGGGGGTCGCGTATCGGCTGTGGGAGGAGGCCGCGACCGGCGGGCTGCCGCGCTTCGACCCGCCCGAGATTCTCGACAGCGATCTTGCGCCTTTGGTGCTGCAATGCGCCGCCTGGGGGGAGAGCGATCCGCTGCGGCTGAACTGGCTCGACCCGCCGCCCGCACCCTTGCTGGCCGAGGCGCGCAGGCGGCTGCAGGCGCTCGATGCGGTCGATGCCACCGGCGCGATCACGCTCAATGGGCGCGCGATCGCCGCGCTGCCGCTGCCGCCGCATCTTGCGCATATGCTGCTGTGCGGTGCGCGCGCAGGATGCGCCATACTGGCCGCAGAAATTGCGCTTCTGCTTCAGGAGCGCGGGCTGGGCGGGCAGGGCGAGGACCTCGACGCGCGGCTGGCGCGCTGGCGCTCCGACCGCGGCGAGCGCGCATCGAAATCGCGCAAGCTCGCACAGCGCTGGGCGCAATTGGCAGAGCGGCAGATCGCCAATCCGAACTCTTCCGACCTTCCATCCGCCATCCTGCTAGCCCTCGCTTTGCCCGATCGGGTCGCCAAGCGGCGCGATGCTGGCGGAGAGGTCTGGGCGAGCGCAGGCGGGCGCAGCTTCCGGCTCGATACGGCCTCCTCGCTGATCACCGCGCAATGGCTGGCGATTGGCGAGGTGCAGGGCAAGGCGGCGGATGCACGCATCTTGAGCGCGATGGCGCTCGACCCTGCGGACGTCGAAACCCATCTGGCGGCGCGGATCGAGCGCGTCAGCCGCTGCAGTTTTGCGCTGGCCGAGCGCCGCGCCGAGGCCCGGCTCGAACGCAGGCTGGGTGCGATCCGGCTGGCAAGCGGGCCGGACCCGTCGCCATCGCCCGATGCGTTGTGCGCCGCGCTGATCGGCGGGGTGCGCGAGCATGGCCTCGATCTGCTCGGCTGGGGTGACAAGGCGCTGGCCTTGCGGCAGCGCGCACGCTTTGCCGGGATTGCGGTGCTGGAGGATGCAGCTTTGCTCGATAGCCTGGACGACTGGCTCGCCCCGCTGCTCGCCGGGCACCGCTCGCTGGGCGCGGCTTCGCCAGGGCATTTGCACAATGCGCTTCAAAATCTTCTGGGATGGGACGGCGCGCAGACGGTCGATCGGATCGCACCGCCCGAGTTCACCAGCCCCGCCGGGACCCGCCACGCGATCGACTATTCGGCCACCGCAGGCCCGACGGTCGAGCTGCGGGTGCAGGCGCTGTACGGGTTGGATGTTCACCCGGTGGTCGGGCGCGACCATATCCCGCTGGTGCTGTCGCTGACCTCCCCCGCCGGTCGCCCGATCCAGACCACGCGCGATCTCCCCGGCTTCTGGCGCGGCAGCTGGCGCGACGTCGCCAAGGACATGCGCGGCCGCTACCCGCGCCACCACTGGCCCGATGCGCCGTGGGAAGCGCAGGCGAGCCTGGCAACGAAGAAGCGGCAGGGGATTTGA
- a CDS encoding MATE family efflux transporter gives MTALSATSISGDARPASLGIEIRALLWLAGPLVLGNLAQMAIHTTEVIILGRYDVQALAAAALAVNLYFACGTFGMGLMTAASPMIAAERGRRAHSVRDIRRTVRQGFWVALTACLPIWAVLWQAEELFLLMGQQPDLARDAGQFLRVAMWGLLPWLLQFVLRMYVSALERPIWGVIVTLCGVGVNLIVCWALVFGNLGFPEMGLMGAATANLVANCTLFVVMALVVTTVRPFRRYRIFGRFWVADWPRYVGLFRLGLPIAITFAFEVAIFSAAAFLMGLINRDSLAAHAVAIQIASFAFMVPFSLSQAATVRVGLHHGARDAVAAGRAGWAALGLGVIAACMMSAIMALFPRQLVSLFIDPMDASAATAYSLALGFLLVAAIFQLVDAVQAVGAGVLRGLQDTRWPMLFAAFGYWAVGMGTAWFFAFQLGWDGVGVWIGLAAGLAVVSVLMVGRWMMRSRLGLGVYG, from the coding sequence ATGACGGCGCTTTCAGCCACTTCCATTTCCGGTGATGCCCGGCCCGCCTCGTTGGGGATCGAGATCCGCGCGCTGTTGTGGCTGGCAGGGCCGCTGGTGCTGGGCAATCTCGCGCAGATGGCGATCCACACCACCGAGGTGATCATCCTGGGCCGCTACGACGTGCAGGCGCTGGCAGCGGCGGCGCTGGCAGTGAACCTGTATTTCGCCTGCGGCACCTTCGGCATGGGGTTAATGACCGCCGCTTCGCCGATGATCGCGGCCGAGCGCGGGCGCCGCGCGCATTCGGTGCGCGATATCCGGCGCACGGTGCGGCAGGGGTTCTGGGTCGCGCTTACCGCCTGCCTGCCGATCTGGGCCGTGCTGTGGCAGGCCGAAGAGCTGTTTCTGCTGATGGGCCAGCAGCCCGATCTGGCGCGCGACGCCGGGCAGTTTCTACGCGTCGCGATGTGGGGATTGCTGCCCTGGCTGCTGCAGTTCGTGCTGCGCATGTATGTCTCGGCGCTGGAACGCCCGATCTGGGGCGTCATCGTCACCTTGTGCGGGGTCGGGGTGAACCTGATCGTCTGCTGGGCTTTGGTGTTCGGCAATCTCGGCTTTCCCGAAATGGGGCTGATGGGGGCCGCGACCGCGAACCTCGTTGCCAATTGCACGCTGTTCGTGGTGATGGCGCTGGTCGTCACGACGGTGCGCCCGTTCCGCCGCTATCGCATCTTCGGACGCTTCTGGGTGGCGGACTGGCCGCGTTATGTCGGGCTGTTCCGGCTGGGCCTGCCGATTGCGATCACCTTTGCGTTCGAGGTCGCGATCTTCAGCGCGGCGGCGTTCCTGATGGGGTTGATCAACCGCGATTCGCTTGCAGCCCATGCCGTGGCCATCCAGATCGCCTCGTTCGCCTTCATGGTGCCGTTCAGCCTGTCGCAGGCCGCCACGGTGCGCGTGGGGCTGCACCATGGCGCGCGCGATGCGGTGGCGGCGGGGCGCGCCGGATGGGCGGCGCTGGGGCTGGGCGTGATCGCGGCGTGCATGATGTCCGCGATCATGGCACTGTTCCCGCGTCAGCTGGTCAGCCTGTTCATCGATCCGATGGATGCAAGCGCGGCGACGGCGTATTCGCTCGCGCTCGGCTTCCTGCTGGTCGCCGCGATCTTCCAGCTGGTCGATGCGGTGCAGGCTGTGGGGGCAGGAGTGCTGCGCGGGCTGCAGGACACACGCTGGCCGATGCTGTTTGCGGCATTCGGCTATTGGGCTGTCGGCATGGGCACCGCCTGGTTCTTCGCCTTCCAGCTGGGCTGGGATGGTGTGGGAGTCTGGATCGGGCTCGCTGCGGGACTTGCGGTGGTCTCGGTGCTGATGGTCGGGCGCTGGATGATGCGCAGCCGGCTGGGGCTGGGGGTGTATGGCTGA
- a CDS encoding polyprenyl synthetase family protein, which produces MTATIHPIGRPGSAPAAAPSLDPIMALVAHDMNSVNSVILDRMQSKIPLIPELAGHLIAGGGKRMRPMLTLACARLLDYPGTRHYKLAAAVEFIHTATLLHDDVVDGSDMRRGKKAANLVFGNPATVLVGDFLFSRSFELMVEDGSLKVLKILSGASAIIAEGEVDQLTAQRQIETSEERYLAIIGAKTAALFAAACRISAVVAERNEADELALDAYGRNLGIAFQLVDDAIDYVSDAAKMGKDVGDDFRDGKVTLPVILAYAHGSPEERKFWEAAIIGHRTSDEDLAHATDLLRQHSAIDLTLDRARHFGQRAIDAIAGFPNGKAKAALIETVEFAIARGY; this is translated from the coding sequence ATGACAGCGACTATCCACCCGATCGGCCGCCCCGGAAGCGCGCCTGCCGCCGCGCCCAGCCTTGATCCGATCATGGCGCTGGTCGCGCACGACATGAATTCCGTCAACAGCGTGATTCTTGACCGGATGCAGTCGAAAATCCCGCTGATTCCGGAACTTGCAGGTCACCTGATCGCGGGCGGCGGCAAAAGGATGCGTCCGATGCTGACGCTCGCCTGCGCGCGGCTGCTCGATTATCCCGGCACCCGCCACTACAAGCTGGCGGCTGCGGTAGAGTTCATCCACACCGCCACGCTGCTGCACGACGATGTCGTGGACGGGTCCGACATGCGGCGCGGCAAGAAGGCTGCAAACCTGGTGTTCGGCAACCCGGCCACGGTGCTGGTCGGCGATTTCCTGTTCAGCCGCTCGTTCGAACTGATGGTCGAGGACGGCTCGCTCAAGGTGCTCAAGATCCTGTCGGGCGCATCGGCGATCATCGCCGAGGGCGAGGTCGACCAGCTCACCGCGCAACGCCAGATCGAGACCAGCGAAGAGCGCTATCTTGCGATCATCGGTGCCAAGACCGCGGCGCTGTTCGCCGCTGCCTGCCGGATTTCGGCGGTGGTGGCAGAGCGCAACGAGGCCGACGAGCTCGCGCTAGACGCCTATGGCCGCAATCTGGGCATCGCCTTCCAGCTGGTCGATGACGCGATCGATTACGTCTCGGACGCCGCCAAGATGGGCAAGGATGTCGGCGACGATTTCCGCGACGGCAAGGTGACGCTGCCGGTGATCCTGGCCTATGCGCACGGCAGCCCCGAAGAGCGCAAGTTCTGGGAAGCGGCGATCATCGGTCACCGCACCTCGGACGAGGATCTGGCGCACGCCACCGATCTGCTGCGCCAGCACAGCGCCATCGATCTGACGCTCGACCGCGCCCGCCACTTCGGGCAGCGCGCAATCGACGCTATCGCGGGCTTCCCCAATGGCAAGGCCAAGGCGGCGCTGATCGAAACGGTCGAGTTCGCGATCGCAAGAGGGTATTGA
- a CDS encoding chorismate mutase, translating to MAHDPVLAAFRQSIDNIDAALIFMLAERFKITKAVGEYKAKTALPPADPGREEEQITRMKRLAVDADLDPDFSEKFLRFVIDEVIRHHEKIRDAG from the coding sequence ATGGCGCACGATCCCGTCCTGGCCGCTTTCCGGCAGAGCATCGACAATATCGATGCCGCATTGATATTCATGCTGGCCGAGCGGTTCAAGATCACCAAGGCGGTGGGCGAATACAAGGCCAAGACCGCGCTCCCCCCTGCCGACCCCGGCCGCGAGGAAGAGCAGATCACGCGGATGAAGCGGCTCGCGGTCGATGCCGATCTGGATCCCGATTTTTCGGAGAAGTTCCTGCGCTTCGTGATCGACGAGGTGATCCGGCACCACGAGAAGATCAGGGACGCTGGGTAA
- a CDS encoding sensor histidine kinase: MIGIAAAWIFVLLLGGGLALDRILTNTVTTSFDDQLEYVLTAMISSAEIGPDGEVFFNRPLGDQRFLEPNSGLYWQISGAGHSDFTSRSLWDRALRIETDHSDAQPHIYNSDQFSDDELRIIEQSIYLPGSKVRWRFMVAQSRDAMDLQIRQLRQTLTYSFALLALGLIILAGLQTLYGLWPLRKVREAIQAMRTGRMDRVRDPMPIEVMPMVEELNALLEHNEKQAEEARRHAGNLAHALKTPLTVVMNSATARADDLADTVIREAAVMRRQVDHHLARARAVGRRGQALARANVWESAQAVERAVVRLYPHVRCDLDGSKTASVAIERQDLEEMLGNLVENAGKYGGGSVFVTIDPKGSADPKLVDIWIEDDGTGIPEIERTRIFDRGARLDTGKPGTGLGLAIVRDVAEIYGGLVELDESEDLGGLLVRLRLPRAG, encoded by the coding sequence ATGATCGGCATCGCTGCGGCGTGGATCTTCGTGCTGCTGCTGGGCGGCGGGCTGGCGCTCGACCGCATCCTCACCAACACCGTCACCACCAGCTTCGACGATCAGCTCGAATATGTGCTGACCGCAATGATATCCTCGGCGGAAATCGGCCCCGATGGCGAGGTGTTCTTCAACCGGCCGCTGGGCGATCAGAGGTTTCTGGAGCCCAACAGCGGCCTCTACTGGCAGATCAGCGGCGCGGGCCATTCCGATTTCACCTCGCGCTCCTTGTGGGACCGCGCGCTCAGGATCGAGACTGACCACAGCGACGCGCAGCCGCATATCTACAACAGCGACCAGTTTTCCGACGACGAGCTGCGGATCATCGAACAATCGATTTATCTGCCCGGATCCAAGGTCCGCTGGCGCTTCATGGTCGCACAGTCGCGTGACGCGATGGACCTGCAAATCCGCCAGCTGCGCCAGACGCTGACCTACAGCTTTGCGCTGCTGGCGCTGGGCCTGATCATCCTTGCCGGTTTGCAGACGCTCTATGGCCTCTGGCCGCTGCGCAAGGTGCGCGAGGCGATCCAGGCGATGCGCACAGGCCGGATGGACCGGGTGCGCGATCCGATGCCGATCGAGGTGATGCCGATGGTCGAGGAATTGAACGCATTGCTCGAGCACAACGAGAAACAGGCCGAAGAGGCGCGCAGGCATGCGGGCAATCTCGCGCATGCGCTCAAGACTCCGCTGACCGTGGTCATGAACAGCGCCACCGCGCGCGCGGATGACCTGGCCGATACCGTGATCCGCGAAGCCGCGGTGATGCGCCGCCAGGTCGATCATCACCTTGCGCGAGCACGCGCTGTCGGGCGTCGCGGCCAGGCGCTGGCGCGCGCCAATGTGTGGGAAAGCGCGCAGGCGGTCGAGCGCGCGGTGGTGCGGCTGTACCCGCATGTCCGCTGCGACCTGGATGGCAGCAAGACCGCGAGCGTCGCGATCGAACGGCAGGACCTTGAGGAAATGCTGGGCAATCTGGTCGAGAATGCGGGCAAATATGGCGGCGGCAGCGTGTTCGTCACCATCGATCCCAAGGGGTCCGCGGACCCGAAGCTGGTCGATATCTGGATCGAGGATGACGGCACCGGAATCCCCGAAATCGAACGCACCCGCATCTTCGATCGCGGCGCGCGGCTGGATACCGGCAAGCCGGGCACGGGCCTTGGCCTGGCGATCGTGCGCGATGTCGCGGAGATCTATGGCGGGCTGGTCGAGCTCGACGAAAGCGAGGATCTGGGCGGCCTGCTGGTGCGGCTGCGATTGCCGAGGGCGGGCTGA
- a CDS encoding response regulator transcription factor, producing the protein MRVLIVEDEPTLGKQLKSTLEATGYAVDLSVDGEDGHFMGSTEDYDAVILDLGLPEIDGLTVLGMWRKEGRTFPVLVLTARDSWSDKVAGLDAGADDYLAKPFQTEELIARLRALIRRASGNASSELIAGDVRLDTRSGKVSLNGEPVKLTAQEYKLLSYLLHHKGKVISRTELIEHIYDQDFDRDSNTIEVFVTRIRKKLGSDVITTIRGLGYSLEDPAERAGG; encoded by the coding sequence ATGCGCGTTCTGATCGTCGAGGATGAACCCACCCTTGGCAAACAGCTCAAGTCCACGCTCGAGGCCACCGGCTATGCAGTCGACCTGTCGGTGGATGGCGAGGACGGCCATTTCATGGGCTCGACCGAGGATTATGACGCGGTGATCCTTGACCTTGGTCTTCCCGAGATCGACGGGCTGACCGTGCTGGGCATGTGGCGCAAGGAAGGACGCACCTTCCCGGTGCTGGTGCTGACCGCGCGCGACAGCTGGTCCGACAAGGTCGCCGGGCTCGATGCGGGCGCGGACGATTATCTTGCCAAGCCGTTCCAGACCGAAGAGCTGATCGCGCGGCTGCGTGCACTCATCCGGCGTGCCTCGGGCAACGCCTCGAGCGAGCTGATCGCGGGCGATGTCCGGCTCGACACGCGCTCGGGCAAGGTTTCGCTGAATGGCGAGCCGGTGAAGCTGACCGCGCAGGAATACAAATTGCTGTCGTACCTGCTGCACCACAAGGGCAAGGTCATCAGCCGCACCGAGCTGATCGAGCATATTTACGACCAGGATTTCGACCGCGATTCGAATACCATCGAGGTGTTCGTGACGCGCATCCGCAAGAAGCTGGGCTCGGACGTGATCACCACGATCCGCGGGCTCGGCTACAGCCTCGAAGACCCGGCAGAGCGTGCCGGCGGCTGA
- a CDS encoding PepSY domain-containing protein, whose amino-acid sequence MKLFSLSLPALALGAALMVTGAPHADALDGKRRGEQSEAREQFMAGQVKSLREIEGRILPKMRGMQYLGPEYDAGSQVYRLKFLDSGRVIFVDVDARTGAILRQTG is encoded by the coding sequence ATGAAACTGTTCTCTCTCTCCTTGCCTGCTCTCGCTCTGGGCGCTGCCCTGATGGTGACGGGCGCGCCGCATGCCGACGCGCTCGACGGCAAGCGCCGCGGCGAACAGAGCGAGGCGCGCGAACAGTTCATGGCAGGCCAGGTGAAATCGCTGCGCGAGATCGAGGGGCGCATTCTCCCCAAGATGCGCGGAATGCAGTATCTCGGCCCCGAATATGACGCCGGCTCGCAGGTCTATCGGCTCAAGTTCCTAGACAGCGGCCGCGTCATCTTCGTCGATGTTGATGCGCGTACGGGGGCGATATTGCGCCAGACCGGCTGA
- a CDS encoding SIMPL domain-containing protein, which produces MSFNLLETPLMIKTVARALPLAFLAAAATPAIAAVDVTPSAGAPVVELSITETVLGAPDTATFSTGVTSKAPTASAALRQNSADMDKVIKQIVALGIKREDIQTSGINLAMDYEYGNDGRQPRFIGYQVSNTVTVKVRQIDKLGSILDSVVSQGANNLSGPSFSIDDDSTAQREARDKAMKRAEAQAMDYARRTGFTGVQLLAVSEAISNASPMGMMDMKRTTMQSVAAAPPIEGGQVGTSVTVNATYQMTR; this is translated from the coding sequence ATGTCGTTCAATCTTCTGGAGACCCCGCTCATGATCAAGACCGTCGCTCGTGCCCTGCCGCTGGCCTTCCTTGCTGCCGCCGCAACCCCTGCGATTGCCGCTGTGGATGTCACCCCCAGCGCCGGCGCGCCCGTGGTCGAGCTCAGCATCACCGAGACGGTGCTGGGTGCCCCCGACACCGCGACGTTCAGCACCGGCGTGACCAGCAAGGCCCCGACCGCGTCTGCCGCGCTTCGCCAGAACTCCGCCGACATGGACAAGGTGATCAAGCAGATCGTCGCGCTGGGCATCAAGCGCGAGGACATCCAGACATCGGGCATCAACCTCGCCATGGATTATGAATATGGCAACGATGGCCGCCAGCCGCGCTTCATCGGCTATCAGGTCAGCAACACGGTCACTGTGAAAGTCCGCCAGATCGACAAGCTGGGATCGATCCTGGATTCGGTCGTGTCGCAGGGTGCCAACAACCTGTCGGGCCCCAGCTTCAGCATCGATGACGACAGCACCGCGCAGCGCGAGGCACGCGACAAGGCGATGAAGCGGGCAGAAGCCCAGGCGATGGACTATGCGCGCCGCACCGGCTTCACCGGGGTGCAGCTGCTCGCAGTGTCCGAAGCGATCTCCAACGCCTCGCCGATGGGGATGATGGACATGAAGCGCACCACAATGCAGTCGGTCGCCGCCGCCCCGCCGATCGAGGGCGGTCAGGTGGGCACCAGCGTGACGGTCAACGCAACTTATCAGATGACGCGTTGA